The genomic window AGCTTCCTCTCCCACCAGGGCACCACGCGCGCATCCCTTGAAAAAAGGTCCTGCCGCGGTCGGTtccccgcgcgttcgtcctTCGCAACCGCGACCTCTTTTCCAacctcctccccgcccccgtcgtccgcgctcgtccctcCGAGCACGCCGCTCGTGAACCGAACCCTCCGCTCGGAAGGAGCCTGCGCCCCCCGGCCGGCCGCGgttccccccgcgcgtcgagcggcaGCCTCGAGGGGAcccatcctccgcgcgcccgaggctcctcgtcgcggcttTAGTAAAACCGGCGGCTTTAAAGAGCACTCGGCGTTTCTCCCCCGCTCGGCGGACACGTCGCGCAGCGGCTCGCGAGCCGTCAaccgggacgccgcggtcgccggcggcggcggtgcaggGAGGGAAGGAggggggggaggaggagcgcggggtgccgacgggttctccgcgtcgtcgatccCCGTCCCGTttccgcgggcgacgtcgatgaccgccgcctttgcctttGCCTTTGCCTTTGACCGCCgcctctcgtcgtcgtcgtcttcatcttcgtcgccttcgtcgcacgaccgccgccgcctctcgagcgcgtcgcccgcgcgttccaCGAGGTACCCCGCcaacgacgcgaacgaatCCCTGAacgcccgcccgccgcgcttcGGAGTGCTCGACCCCGACCCGCACGACGCTTCGGGTTCGACTGCGCCGAAAAAGGTGTGCACCGGTTGCGACGACATCGCGCCTCGCACGACGCCCCCGTtccttcccgccgcgcgcgcgaggcaccGCGTCCAACTCTCGTCACACCCACCGCGGGAGAggaggcgaggacgacgcgccgtaCCCGAGTCCAAACCGGAATCCACGTCGTCTGAGTCGTCTGAGTCGTCTgagtcctcgtcgtcctcgtcgtgaGTATCACGATTGTGGTCAGACGCCGAATCGtcgtctcccgcgtcgctcacctGGCCccgctccgcgagcttcgtctgcatcgccgcgtacgcgttcGGATCCAACGTCACGCTCGGGTCGTGGGACGCGATCTTATCCAGGGGCCACGCCagcacgaggacgccgccgccgtcgtcggagacCATCGTATCCAGCGCCCCGCTCTCCCGCATCGCGCCCCTCAGCTCCCGAGACGGACCGAAGCTTCCGTCGCAGACGGACACGAGGGCGTCCAGGGGACGCGAGCCCAACGTGCggacgaggtgcgcgcgggaGTGGGCGTTTTGCCACGGCGATCCGGTGCGAGGCGCGCCGGGAACGTCGTATACGGCGATCTCGATCCCCGCtttcgtcgtcatcggcagctcgacgacgacgtcgccggcgatggtACCCCAACGCGACCAATCGCCGTGCGCCACGCGGCACAGGTACGCGCGAACCGCATCGACCACCGCCGGAGTCAGATCCGTGCTcgtctcgacgtcgcgcgtctcacctcctcctcgttcttCGTTCTTGCGCGGCCTGCCCCGCTTCCTCTTCTTTGCCGGGCGCTCCGTCTGCTTATTAGTCGCGAAAAACTCGCACACTCGGGTTCGACCGAGGAGAGCGACGAAGCGGGTCGGGAGGTACGGCTTTGACCCGTCGCGAAGGGCGGTCGGGACGTCCCTcgggcggacgccgagcaccgcggcgactcgGTGCAGGTCTCGCGTCGTCAGGCTGGCCGTCggtgcgacgcggggggcgccggaggaggaggactcGGCCGAGGACTCGGacgaggcgtcggcgtctgTCGCTtcggcgt from Micromonas commoda chromosome 11, complete sequence includes these protein-coding regions:
- a CDS encoding predicted protein — its product is MPAASAPACIVVTGIQGCGKTTMVNAFVESLLPDSARDPRALEATTTTDVLETCRLEGPPRARGSPAARVAGFAPSHEQISAQERDAMVADPRGRAAAARLARGVLPVGLTTRVTTRVVAAPRDAAFAARVSVTYAAEAEIHSLLQRARLAHGQSRGPPLSVNDEDAEATDADASSESSAESSSSGAPRVAPTASLTTRDLHRVAAVLGVRPRDVPTALRDGSKPYLPTRFVALLGRTRVCEFFATNKQTERPAKKRKRGRPRKNEERGGGETRDVETSTDLTPAVVDAVRAYLCRVAHGDWSRWGTIAGDVVVELPMTTKAGIEIAVYDVPGAPRTGSPWQNAHSRAHLVRTLGSRPLDALVSVCDGSFGPSRELRGAMRESGALDTMVSDDGGGVLVLAWPLDKIASHDPSVTLDPNAYAAMQTKLAERGQVSDAGDDDSASDHNRDTHDEDDEDSDDSDDSDDVDSGLDSGTARRPRLLSRGGCDESWTRCLARAAGRNGGVVRGAMSSQPVHTFFGAVEPEASCGSGSSTPKRGGRAFRDSFASLAGYLVERAGDALERRRRSCDEGDEDEDDDDERRRSKAKAKAKAAVIDVARGNGTGIDDAENPSAPRAPPPPPPSLPAPPPPATAASRLTAREPLRDVSAERGRNAECSLKPPVLLKPRRGASGARRMGPLEAAARRAGGTAAGRGAQAPSERRVRFTSGVLGGTSADDGGGEEVGKEVAVAKDERAGNRPRQDLFSRDARVVPWWERKL